In the genome of Chryseobacterium sp. 52, the window ATTAAGATTATAGGAAACAGGCGTATTTTTTAGCAGATAAATAATATTAAATATAAGAATTTAGAATGAAATTGCTCTATCTTTTTAAAAATATCTGCAAAAGCTGTTGGTCCCCCGGAATCTTATAGTTGCAAACAAAAATATAGTCGGTGAACTTTAAAAAATTAAAACCACCAACTATATTGTTATATTGTAAATCTCGAGAAAAAGAGATTATTTTTTCTTATGTCTGTTTGCTCTTCTTCTTTTCTTTCTCTTGTGAGTTGCAACCTTGTGTCTTTTTCTTTTCTTTCCGCTTGGCATAATTTTAAATTTTTTAGTAACTAGTTAATATTCAGTTAATGTTTTATTTTACTGCGACTTTAGTTTTTACTTTCTCAACAAAAGATTTTGAAGGTTTGAAAGCAGGAATGTTATGAGCAGGAATCTCAATAGCAGTGTTCTTAGAAATATTTCTTCCTGTTTTAGCAGCTCTTGTTTTAATGATAAAAGATCCAAAACCTCTTAGATAAACGTTATCCCCATTATACATAGAAGTCCTGATCTCCTGCATAAAAGCTTCTACAACTTTCTGTGTTTCATTCTTTTCTGTTCCCAACTTATTTGAGATGGTGTTTACCAATTCTGCCTTTGTCATTTCCTTTTTTAATTTTAAATTTTAGGTGTGCAAATTTAGTTAAAAAAATTGAATACTAGCAAATTAGTGGCAAAATATTTTTGTTTAAATAGTTGGAGTTTTTATGTTTACTCTATATTAAGATTGTATTAAATCTTCCTACATGCTCGAATTGTAGTAGCCATTTTCCACGCAGAAACGGATAAGATGGAGTTTTGTCTTCAGTCCAAGTTTTTCAGTAAGCCTGTTGATATACGTGTCTATGGTGCGTGCGCTCAGGTTCAGTTTTTCCGCAATTTCCTTGTTGCTGTAGCCTTCATAGCAGAATTTCATCAACTGAATCTCAGTAGGATTGAGCTCTTCCTGACCCTTCTTTTGCCTTTCCATATAGTTCTGTACAGCCAGTGGCTGTTGTTCCCATTCTTTAGAATATTTTTCATAATCGAAACCTTCAGAAGCAATGCTGCCTTTGATAATATCTTTTATAATCGTACTCTTTTTCTGACAGTAGTAGATGTTGGGGACTTTAGAAAGAATCTCTGCCATATCTTCCTGATACGTATTGGAATAAGTGACAATAGGAGTTTCTGTATTGTTTTTTCTGATATATTTTATAGCCTCTATCCCGCTTAATACAGGCATAAACAGCTCTATAATAAACACATCTTCCTGCCTCCTGTAGATTCTGTTCACAAGCTCATGCCCGTTGTTGCAGTCATTCAGAAGCATATAGAAGGGGTTTTCCATAAGGGTTTTGACCATGATCTTCTTGAAGTAGAAGTCACTGTCTGCTATAGAAAATCGCACTGTATTAGATAATAATTTACTCACTTTTAATATCGATTTGGTGTCTGATATTTAAAATTCAGAGGCCTAATTTATGAAAAACTTATGAAAGTGGAAATTAAACTTAGGTTAATTAGGGTTTTCCCTAAATTGCACTGGGGAAAATACGTATTGTGCATAAATTTTTTTTTTTATATTTTCACAGGCCAAACAAATTGCAAAAATATGTCTTCTAATAGAGAAAAAAAATTGAACAAATCCGATGTCAGAATAGGCATTTGGAAGTTTATTCTGTCTTTTGCCGTTCTGTCCGTGGTGTCTTTTCTATGTTTATTTCTCTTTTTTAAAAGCTACAGTATACAGAGAGAGGGAATAACCAGACAAGCGGATGCCTATAAAGAGCTGATGCTTCGAAGCGATGTTCTTAAGGCTCAGATCGATAAGGTTTTTGATCAGATGAACCAGCTTAAGATTAATAAGGTGGAGAATGATATGTTCCTCAGAACCAGAATTATGGATGATGTAAGAGAGGTGCAGAATATTATGGGAAAAGACAGTATTGATAATTTCAAGCACTATGCTGTTTTGATGAAACAGATACGCCCTATGCTGACTTTGAAAAATGATATTATACAGGAAGAATACAATAAGAAGATTGTCGTAAGGGATCTTCAGGAATGTATGGATAAAGTAGGAAAAGCTAACAATCAGCTTAAAAAAGATCCTACAAGAAACTTTACAGGAAGAAAAAGAAGATAATTAAAAAGAAAACATATGCAGGGACATATTACACTATCTAAAAAAGAAAGACATTATCAGTTCCTTTATCTGATACTGATGCTTGTAGCCGCTATGATATTCCTGGGGATTATCTTTTTAAAAGGATTTGATTCTCCATTCTCAGACGAAGACGTTAGAGGATTACAGAATCTTGAACAAAAAGCAGCTTTTGAAAGCCAGCAAAAAATCCTACAGCCTGTAATGGACAGTACCTATACCATGATCAGCAAGATTTCAGATAAATCTCCGGAGCCTTTTGTAGAGGATAATATCATTAACGGCGTTAATGGTCTGGCAAGTCATTTTCATGGAAACGATGTGATGGATATCAGGAAGGATGGGTATTCTCAGATTTCCAAATTCTATAAAATGTATTTTGATGACAAAAAAGTTATTTCTACGACTTCAGAAGATATAAAAAGATTTCAGAAAGAGGTGGAAGATTGCAGAATTGGTTTTAAAAGCAAGCAGGATCATCTCTATGAAAGAGAAAATGCATTAAGGGCAAGGACCCAGTAATCAAAGAAATAAACAAAAGGAATAAAACACATCACAATTATTAACTATGAATTATTTTCAAAAAAACAAAAAGAACATTATTATTGGTGTTATCGCAACGCTGCTCATTGCGGCACTCGTTGCGTTATGGCTACAGAAAAAAGTGATCCATTCTGCCGATGATATTGTAGGAGTAGTCTATCCTTCCTCATTGTCTGTAGGAGATACCCTTTTATTTGAGGATAAAACCCAGTTTGCAAAAACCAAGAGATGGAATTTTGGAGATGGGAGAACCTCTGATAAAAACACAGGGATCCACTTTTATGATAAACCGGGATATTATTCGGTAAGTTTGATTATTGATAATAAGTATACCAAGACATTTCCTGTCATGGTTTCTGCAAGATATCAAAAGTCAAAAGATAGTACAAAGACCGCTGCGACCATAGAAGCTGTAACACAGGCTATGCAGAATGAAAATGTACAGTTCCGTGCTGTTTCAGATGCAGGAAAATTTGCATGGAAGTTTGGCGAAACAGGAAATACAGATGCCAAAGAGAAAATGGCTATTTACTCGTATAAAAAACCGGGAGACTACCGTGTTACTTTATATACAGACGAAAGCGAGGAACCTGTTTATCACATGATCAAGATTCTTCCGGCCTACAATTCTTTACAGGAAGATGAAGTAGCAGTAGAAGATTCTTATAAAAAAATCGATGACGATTTCAAATACCACTTGCAGCAGATTGCTAACGGAAACAGTTTTAATATGCATTATAACTACCTTCTGAGAACGTATCTGTGTAACAACGAAAATACAGTGGTAAAAGTGAGTGACAGCAAAGCGAATAACTTCTATATGTACTGTGCAGGACTTCAGTTTGACAAAAACATTGTCATCCAGAGTGTAAAAGTAAACTTAGATGATACACAGAACTGTGTAACAAAAGTAGATATAAACCAAAGCAAATAATAATATCTGGCATACCCGGATGTACACCAATCATAAAAGATAAAATAGGATGAAAAATAAATTTCCTCTAGCAGCATATTATATAGGATTATCAGTATTATTAACGAGCTGTCAGGTAAAGCTGCCCTCTAAAAGAACTCCTGAGCCGTCGCAGTACGGGCAGTTAGACAACTCACCGGTAGTGAACGGATACCCTAAAAAATCGGTTCCGTGGATCGTTATTTCAGATAGATCCAGAAATACGGCATATCTTGATAAAAGTGACGAAAAGTCTTACAAAGAAGTTAAGTTTCTGGAGCCTTTGATGGTTCTGAAACATAGAGACGGAATGGTGAAGATAGCGGAATATATTCCGGATGCTTTAATGAAAAAAGTTTCTTCCAAATCCATTAAAACCTATGGCTGGATACCGGAATCAGACCTTCTTCTATGGAATAATTCTTTAAAAAGCGAAAAGACAGGTTACCCTGTAAGAGTAGCTGTAGTTCCGAACAACAGCGAAGTGATCCGAAGTGCTGAAAGATACTACAAGAATGATTCTATTATAGTGTTCAACTCACCAAGTCTTGTGGAAGAAGCCAATGTGAAAATTCCAAACGGACAGATGGTATACGTCTATAAACAGGCGGAAAACAATAAACGATTTTTGGTAGGTAAAAAACCTTCTATTGATATAGACAGCATCAGTACGAACCTTTACGGATGGGTAGATTCAAATGTAATCTCTGCATGGGGGGAACGTTCTGCTATAAAACTGAAAAATGACACAAAGGTTACTGAATCTGATTTAGGGATTCATGAAGGATATCCGGGTGCAGCAGATTCAGATAGCAAAACAGCAATTCTTTTAATTGATACTCATAAGAGGACACCTCTGGAAAATATTTATCCGGTAACGTTAGCATTAAATGAAGCTCCAACACCAGATTCCAAAACAAAATATTTTACCAATATTCTTGACTACAGCAAAAATTACGTATCCAATGTTCTTGGGGATAAAATTTTATTTGACCGTTATAGAGAGATTACGGAAAGAGATAAAAATATAAACATTGTTTTTGCTTTGGATGTAAGTGCTCCCAATGCACCTTATGCTCCCATCGTAAAATCTCTTCTTCAAGATTTGCAGCTTAGATTTGAGAAACCTTCTTATTTTAACGGAGTAAAATACGGCGTTGTTTTGTATAAAAATAACCCGTGCGGGGAGAATGTTCTGGCTTCTAATTTAAGTACAGATTACAGCAAGATCACCGCATTTATTGACGATAGGACGAATGAAATGAACTGTGCGAGCAACAGTGGCTACCAACCGGTAGGTGAGGCGCTTACGGCTGCAGGAAATCTTCTTTCAAATGTTCCGGATGAAACCAATATTGTGGTAACGATAGGTACTTCTGCCAACCAGAGCGGAAATATGTACAATGTGATCAGTTCTCTTACACAGGCACAGGCCAGAGTAATCATGTTCCAAACCAGTGCAAGATCAGCTGATACATACAATGATTTTGTACTGATGGCTGAAAATGTGGTAACCAATACGGCAAAAAATATTGCTGAACTTAAGAAGGAGAAAATCGTCGACCAGAATGATGTTCTTACTAAAAATAATTTCAGTCTTGTGGAAGGTGATGCCGGATTTTTCTCGTTAGATTATCCAAAGCAGAGTATGTCTCAGGGATTTGTTATTTTCCCTAAAAAAGGTGATGTTACAATGCCTGGTTATCTGAAAAAGTCTGTAGACAGTCTTATTTCACAGGTTACTTTAGACAACCAAACCATCGATCGGGCGCTTAATAAATATTTCCATTCTACAGTAGGAGCAGGAAGAACAGATGTGGATCTGAAATACAAATATCTGTTCCCAGGTCTTACCAATCCTGTTTCTGCAGGAATTGCGGCACAGCTTATCAACTATGGAAATCCGTTCCTTGTAAAAGGATATATTCCGAAAGATTTGAAAGATGTCAAACCAAATATAGAAAAAGGAATTCTTATCTCTGAAACAGAATATGATAACCTGAAGAATTTCTATACTGAAGTTTATCTGAAGACCGATCCGGAAAAAGCAAGTTTTAGCCAGTCCAGAGCGATTAAAGAGTATATCAGACTCCTGAAAAAGTATAATCCTACCTTAAAATTCCTTGATAAGTCTGAACTGTATGAGAAACCAATGTCTTACGCAGTAGGATTGAGTACAGGTTTTGATAACTCCGAAGAGGAGTTGATGTCAAAATACAAACTGAAAGGATGGAAAAAACCTAAAATCGTTTTAAAGGAAAGAGTAAGAAAGTATTTCAAAGACTATAAAGTTTTGGCAGAGAGAATGCTGAACCACAGAAAAAATCCTGCGGTGAAGATTCAGCAGAACGGGCAGACTTTCTATTGGTTGAATGAATATTTCATGCCTACCACGCAGACTGTCGAAGAGCCGGAATACACAAAACATTAATAACTCATTACATCATATCAAAAGCAGAAGGAATACTTCTGCTTTTTTTGTGTTTTAAAAACAGAGCCAGAATTACAATGTGAGGCTGTTATTTTTCAATGGAAAATTTTCCTTCGCAAGTCAATTGTAACATTTTTAAAGAGTTAAAATACAAAGGCTCTGAATTAAGATACCAGGCAAAAATATAAAGTGCATATTTTTAAACACCCGTCCATTTGAATTCTTAAAACAGACATTTAAAAATCCGAAAATAATCCCCTAAAAATGATTCTATTTCTCAGTTAAGTGTAAAATACCCTTATTTTCACATAGATACGGATAATTGTAAACCTCTTTCTGGTGAATCCTGACAGAGATTTTTAAATCTATAATCGTAGAATTACTACAAAAAGTCGTAGAACTACTACAAAATTTCAGATTTATATTCAAATACTTTTGAAATAGAAATAAGCGTTCTATATTTGTTAAACAATCACCACATCACAAAATATTAATAACAGTTAAAATTTACAATCATGGCTGGAAACTCAAGAGGAATCTTAAAGTTCAATGGCGGAGAAGGGCAGAAACTGTTGAAACTGAAATACAGTGTATCAAGATCTACAGATGTTTCAGGACGCGTAGCATCAGATCCTTCCAACGCATTGGTTAAAATTACAGTAGAAGCTACTGAGAAATCGGACATTCTGGAAAGCTTACTGAACGGAAAATATAAGCCTACAACAGGAGAAGTTACTTTTAACAAATCTCATGAAGAAGGAACGCTTATCACTTTAAACTGGGAAAACGGATATGTGATCCAGCATCAGGTAAGTTTCGATGCGATAGACGAAAACAGTATGCTGATCAGTTTTGTAATAAGCGCAGAAACAATTGACTTTGGTACCTCCAAATACAACGGAGCATGGCCATCTAAATAAGACACACTATTACACATCAACATTCATAGAAAAAGACTGTCCTTTAAAAGACAGTCTTTTTTGCCTGATGTGCAATACCTGCTTTGGGTAAGTGAAATGTGAATTTTATTCTGAAAAGCATCAGATTGATATTTTTTATCTTTAATACATCCAAACATAAAAATAGTTGAAATTGATCAGGTCACATAAAATCACCACCAAAAAACTTATTACTTCTCTAATCAAAGAATTACTATCTTTATGCCTACATACATTTTGCATAAAAAAGATATATTTGTAAAAATGTATCTTTTGACAGATACCACCAAATAATCTGATAAAACTAAAAAGAACACAGACATATTAATATTAGAAAAATTATAAATGGGAGTACTAGTAACCAACGAAACAGTAAAACAGCTATTTCATATTGCTCAGTCGATAGCGAAAGAAAATTATAATGCAACATATGGCGGGCCACATATTTTACAGGCCTTAATGCATAAAGATATCGGTCTTAATGAATTTTTGAAAAGTATTGATAAAGATCCGGGCTACTTTTATGAATGGGCAGATGTCCGCATTGAAGATTATCCAAAGACTGCCCATCTTCCCGATGAGGTAGGACAGGATGATGCTATAGACACTCTTGTAGAAGAAGCCGATGATATCCGCCTGAAATTGGGACTGGATGAAATTACACCCATCTGTATCCTTACAGCGATTGTAAAACCTCAGGTGGTTTTTTCCCTTCAGCAATTGAAATCACTTCCGCTGAGAGAACATGAAATTTTCAATTTATATAGAAAAGATACCCCTTTTGCAGTATCTGAAGACGGAGATTTTTCTTCACTTTTTTCAAACGGATCAGATTTTACAGACTCATCCTTTCCTTCCATCAAAAGTTACTGTGTAGACAGAACGGCACAGGCGAGAAAAGGCGATCTTGAAAACATTATAGGAAGAGATAAAGAGCTTAGAATGCTCGTTGAGATTCTTTGCCGAAGAAGCAAACCCAATGTCATTATTATTGGGGAACCCGGGGTAGGAAAAACAGCTTTGGTAGAAGGTTTTGCTACAGAAATTACCAAAGGAAATGTTCCCGAAATGCTTAAAAATGCAACCCTTCTCGAACTGGACACAGGAGCACTATTGGCCGGAACTTCTTATAAAGGAGAAATTGAAGACCGCCTGAAAAAAGTAATCAATGAATGTAAAAAAATTGAAAAAGCAGTGCTTTTCATTGATGAAATTCATACCCTTTTAGATCCGAAAGGAAGCATTGGAAACGTAGCCAATCTTCTCAAGCCGGAGTTGGCAAGAGGAGAAATTACCGTGATTGGCGCTACAACACAGGAAGAATACAGAAAGATTATTGAACCGGAACAGGCTTTCAACCGTCGTTTTGAAGTTCTTACAGTGAATGAACCGGACGAACAGACCTGTGTGAAAATGATTGATGTCCTTCTTGATGGGTACAAAAAACACCACGGTATAGAAGTTGAAAAAAACTCTATTCCCGAATGTGTCCGTCTGGCAAAAAGATATGCAAAAGGTAAAAAATTACCCGATGCAGCGATTGACTTGTTAGACAGAACCATGGCCGCAATTAAAATGCTGGATGAACTTTCTGAAAAAGAACTTGCAAGCTGGAAAGAAACCTATGAAGGTATTTTAAAAGAAGAATTTACAGACAGCAAAGACCAGGCGAATGAGCTCATCTGGAACTATAATCTTCTGAGAGATAAAATAAGCCCGATTCTTTGGGGATCATTAAGCGAGCAGCCTGCGATTGACAACTCTATGCCAGTGGATCAGATCCATAAAATTATAGATGATACCTACGCAGAACTTGTACAGCATGCAGCCACAAAAAGAGAAAAAGTAGACCGTTTAGAGCTGGCAGCAGTGATGGCGGCAAAAACCAATATTCCTATCGGAAAAA includes:
- a CDS encoding HU family DNA-binding protein produces the protein MTKAELVNTISNKLGTEKNETQKVVEAFMQEIRTSMYNGDNVYLRGFGSFIIKTRAAKTGRNISKNTAIEIPAHNIPAFKPSKSFVEKVKTKVAVK
- the tssR gene encoding type VI secretion system protein TssR domain-containing protein, giving the protein MKNKFPLAAYYIGLSVLLTSCQVKLPSKRTPEPSQYGQLDNSPVVNGYPKKSVPWIVISDRSRNTAYLDKSDEKSYKEVKFLEPLMVLKHRDGMVKIAEYIPDALMKKVSSKSIKTYGWIPESDLLLWNNSLKSEKTGYPVRVAVVPNNSEVIRSAERYYKNDSIIVFNSPSLVEEANVKIPNGQMVYVYKQAENNKRFLVGKKPSIDIDSISTNLYGWVDSNVISAWGERSAIKLKNDTKVTESDLGIHEGYPGAADSDSKTAILLIDTHKRTPLENIYPVTLALNEAPTPDSKTKYFTNILDYSKNYVSNVLGDKILFDRYREITERDKNINIVFALDVSAPNAPYAPIVKSLLQDLQLRFEKPSYFNGVKYGVVLYKNNPCGENVLASNLSTDYSKITAFIDDRTNEMNCASNSGYQPVGEALTAAGNLLSNVPDETNIVVTIGTSANQSGNMYNVISSLTQAQARVIMFQTSARSADTYNDFVLMAENVVTNTAKNIAELKKEKIVDQNDVLTKNNFSLVEGDAGFFSLDYPKQSMSQGFVIFPKKGDVTMPGYLKKSVDSLISQVTLDNQTIDRALNKYFHSTVGAGRTDVDLKYKYLFPGLTNPVSAGIAAQLINYGNPFLVKGYIPKDLKDVKPNIEKGILISETEYDNLKNFYTEVYLKTDPEKASFSQSRAIKEYIRLLKKYNPTLKFLDKSELYEKPMSYAVGLSTGFDNSEEELMSKYKLKGWKKPKIVLKERVRKYFKDYKVLAERMLNHRKNPAVKIQQNGQTFYWLNEYFMPTTQTVEEPEYTKH
- a CDS encoding type VI secretion system transmembrane protein TssO: MQGHITLSKKERHYQFLYLILMLVAAMIFLGIIFLKGFDSPFSDEDVRGLQNLEQKAAFESQQKILQPVMDSTYTMISKISDKSPEPFVEDNIINGVNGLASHFHGNDVMDIRKDGYSQISKFYKMYFDDKKVISTTSEDIKRFQKEVEDCRIGFKSKQDHLYERENALRARTQ
- a CDS encoding response regulator transcription factor; this encodes MSKLLSNTVRFSIADSDFYFKKIMVKTLMENPFYMLLNDCNNGHELVNRIYRRQEDVFIIELFMPVLSGIEAIKYIRKNNTETPIVTYSNTYQEDMAEILSKVPNIYYCQKKSTIIKDIIKGSIASEGFDYEKYSKEWEQQPLAVQNYMERQKKGQEELNPTEIQLMKFCYEGYSNKEIAEKLNLSARTIDTYINRLTEKLGLKTKLHLIRFCVENGYYNSSM
- a CDS encoding ATP-dependent Clp protease ATP-binding subunit gives rise to the protein MGVLVTNETVKQLFHIAQSIAKENYNATYGGPHILQALMHKDIGLNEFLKSIDKDPGYFYEWADVRIEDYPKTAHLPDEVGQDDAIDTLVEEADDIRLKLGLDEITPICILTAIVKPQVVFSLQQLKSLPLREHEIFNLYRKDTPFAVSEDGDFSSLFSNGSDFTDSSFPSIKSYCVDRTAQARKGDLENIIGRDKELRMLVEILCRRSKPNVIIIGEPGVGKTALVEGFATEITKGNVPEMLKNATLLELDTGALLAGTSYKGEIEDRLKKVINECKKIEKAVLFIDEIHTLLDPKGSIGNVANLLKPELARGEITVIGATTQEEYRKIIEPEQAFNRRFEVLTVNEPDEQTCVKMIDVLLDGYKKHHGIEVEKNSIPECVRLAKRYAKGKKLPDAAIDLLDRTMAAIKMLDELSEKELASWKETYEGILKEEFTDSKDQANELIWNYNLLRDKISPILWGSLSEQPAIDNSMPVDQIHKIIDDTYAELVQHAATKREKVDRLELAAVMAAKTNIPIGKIQAQEKEKLLNMESMLLNRVVGQDHALKILSDAIVENRSGLNKPGQPIGSFFLLGPTGTGKTELAKSMAELLFNDEKAMVRFDMSEFKEEHSAALLYGAPPGYVGYEEGGMLVNKIRQQPYTVVLFDEIEKAHHSVFDVFLQIMDEGKVHDKLGKEGDFSNALILFTSNIGSEEIVKQFEEGKVPESSSLMQIMSGSGRFRPEFLARITEIIPFAPITESIAERIFNIQLKSLHTSLTRLGMALKISDEAVKNLALGGFSSKYGARQISGVIRSQLARPISKMIVREEVKSGQTLHVDWNSEEEKINWKVD
- a CDS encoding PKD domain-containing protein, producing MNYFQKNKKNIIIGVIATLLIAALVALWLQKKVIHSADDIVGVVYPSSLSVGDTLLFEDKTQFAKTKRWNFGDGRTSDKNTGIHFYDKPGYYSVSLIIDNKYTKTFPVMVSARYQKSKDSTKTAATIEAVTQAMQNENVQFRAVSDAGKFAWKFGETGNTDAKEKMAIYSYKKPGDYRVTLYTDESEEPVYHMIKILPAYNSLQEDEVAVEDSYKKIDDDFKYHLQQIANGNSFNMHYNYLLRTYLCNNENTVVKVSDSKANNFYMYCAGLQFDKNIVIQSVKVNLDDTQNCVTKVDINQSK
- the tssO gene encoding type VI secretion system TssO, giving the protein MSSNREKKLNKSDVRIGIWKFILSFAVLSVVSFLCLFLFFKSYSIQREGITRQADAYKELMLRSDVLKAQIDKVFDQMNQLKINKVENDMFLRTRIMDDVREVQNIMGKDSIDNFKHYAVLMKQIRPMLTLKNDIIQEEYNKKIVVRDLQECMDKVGKANNQLKKDPTRNFTGRKRR
- the tssD gene encoding type VI secretion system tube protein TssD — protein: MAGNSRGILKFNGGEGQKLLKLKYSVSRSTDVSGRVASDPSNALVKITVEATEKSDILESLLNGKYKPTTGEVTFNKSHEEGTLITLNWENGYVIQHQVSFDAIDENSMLISFVISAETIDFGTSKYNGAWPSK